The Silene latifolia isolate original U9 population chromosome X, ASM4854445v1, whole genome shotgun sequence genome contains the following window.
GTCCGATACAATGCAAGGGGAAGGAGTATTCATTGGTGGATATATTAGTGAATATGAAGACAAAATGCATTGCAGTTATCTTTTTGGTCCTTCCATAAGGAAGAGGTAGACTTATACTGAAAACAAAGTATTGATGAAATTGAACATGCATGGGGGAAGTAAACATAAAGCATACGAGGATAAGAGTTGCTTACAAGGCGCCGCGTTTCTTCGGGTTTTGGAATAAAGTTATCTCTCCCATTAACCAAATCCATATACAGTGGAGGAAGCTGCTCAATCAAAGGAAGCATTTGCTTCATTATAGGAGGGCTAATGTTCTCCAATTGTTTTAAAGTCGTCTCTGCCTATACATGAGAAAGTATTCATTAGGCTATCCAAGTCTAGCAAACATAAGATTAAAACTGAAATTCTACTGATAATGGATTTCGTAACCAAATTACACTAAACTGTCTGTTGTGACTTGTGAATGCTTCATCTTAAAGCAACAGAAGGTTTAAAACCCACTTGCAGGTTGCATGAAGTCAAAATATCATAATTGATTTTTCAATAAAAACAGTACACGCCCTAATAGATTACTTACTCCAAGCCGAATAGTTGGTGATGAAGCGATCTGTGATAGAAGAGGGCCAAGGCTTTGAGCCACTGGGGAAAAAACAGGTGAAAACAGTGGAATAGCATCACTTGGATCCTGTTACTTGGCAATAAGAAACAGGTGAGATCATTGCCAAGTACgatgagaaaaagaaagaagcaGTTTTAAAACCTATCGTATATCATCGCACCGGGATTATATAACGAAGGACAGAAAACTAAAGCACACACAGGAGAAATGACAAGAGTATGTAAATGTCCTATGCAGTACCACAGtataatttcaaataaatttctACACGAAACATTCGCTGACTAAATACAGATCAAGTATATTAGATAATACGTAGGACATCTAATTTGGAAAACTACAAGTCAAGAGGAGGCAAAATTCAAAGTAAGGTACCTTATTGTTAAAAGCCATATATATGTTCCCGTTCCGTTGCACGGCATATCTTGACCCTGTTAACCACATCAATCAGATAAAACAATTAGACTACTGAAGAACGGAAGAAATCAATCAGGTTTACAGAGATACACAATGACAAACCAATCAGTAGATGAATGACAGATCCTAATGAATGCCCAATGCCAAAAgtaggaagttcttctacctacATACAAAAAACTTCTCACAAAAGTATAATTCATATAAAAATACGACAGCCTTATAGTGAGACTCACCGTTTCTTGCACAGATCGAAGACACCGGTCAAATTTAAATTGCACCTCATCTGCGATGGAAAAATGATCAAATCCGCTGGCATATGGCGTAGCAATCACCATTATACCTCTGCAGCAATAAAAAAAATGTAAGATCTTCTAAATCTTGGAACAATATGAATGCAATATGATAAAAGCAAAAAGGGTTCCAGAAGCACAAGTTATCATCAACTTCACTGCAGAAAGTACCCTCACTTTTCACAGAGACGCTCAAGAAATAAACGGTAGGTTAGCTGTGGGGCCGCTCCAACAAATATACCACCTATAAAGTGCACAATTGACCATGGTTTCGAATGTCTTGGTCCCAGCACCCAAGCCCCCTGAAAATTTCGCATACATAAGCCAGCGATTAACCATTGCTGAGTAGACATGATAAGAGACATATTCATGAGCATGAATGATTACCATGCATGCTCACAGTACAACCACTGATAATAACATTAGATAGGGCATTTGAAGCTTAAGGATCGTAACGAAAGGCTATTCATAGGCATAGCACCTTTATTTTTTCCCTGTAGAAGAAACTGCAATATATTTGCATACAGATGCCGAACACTTACACTCTATAGCTAAATTCTACCCTCTTTCTTTTTTGAGAAAATTCACGCCAAACTACCCATTCCATTTAGGTAAACAAAATGTCTAAATTATCCTAATAAAGTACCCTATACCACAAAAATTGTCATCAAACATCCCTACTTGCACACTTTTTACAATACTTTATTCATTGTAGGAGGCACTTGCACACTTTTTACAATGCTTGTATTCTTTGAAACGTGTGTTTAGGAGGGATAAGTAATAAGTATCTGTATTTTGGTGTGGAATAGGAGGAGCTAATTTTTGAGAGCTACTAGTACTAAGGTTTTAGAAATGGATGAGATTCAGCAACTAATCGGGGAAAAAAAAAGGGCAGACGGAGTGTAATGTAATAGCACCTCAGCTTCACGCCAATTGCTCGCTCCTCCCCAAGTATCTTGTGATTGTTTTACCGTCTCTGTAACCAAACTGCAAGAGGGAAAAATCGAAGTCGTTTGTTTAACTTAATATTAACCAAAAATAAATCCATGTGTAGCTGACAAACAAACATCATTGATAGTAGGCCTTAATGGATACAGTGATACACACAAACGCACATATTTGTGGAGAGGAGGGGGGGTTAGTGAGAGTGAAACATGTACTACCAACGTTAACATGTTTTCCACGGAAGGGTAATCCTATATTCCTACATTAGAAGTTCAAAGATAATCCAGTTTACAGTGCCTTTTTAGAACAGATTACATACCAGTTGTTTCTAAAAAGAGATGAAATATCACGACTCAAACTAGTCAAAACCATAAGCTAAGTGTAAAAAATAAGTCTTACGAGTAGTAATATAGTTTGGGTATTAAACTGTGACAAAACCTTTTTTGCAGTGATTATTGAACTTTGTTTCGTTCTCCAAATGTGCAACTTGACATGCTGATACCAAAAATATTCATGGATAGTACATTTGTCAATATATTAAGCCATCCTATGCATATAGTGTAGTGAAACCTATGAATTTGAATCCCCACCTTTAGAATTTAAAGCAAAAATGCCCATGCACTCACAATTCTTCTTTGATTCATGACATTCATGGTGCCAACGAGAATCACGGGGCCGCAACAAGAAGATGAAAGGGCAAGTGTGTTTAGGAGGGGTAAGTAATAAGTATCTGTATATTGGTCCTTTTCACATAACCGATATATACTCAAACAATAAGGGGCGAAAACGATACGCCATCTAGGATCAAGAGCAAACCATAACATACTTTTCATACAATAAATTGCATGAACATTTCGTCCCCTAGCAAGATTACCAGCCATCTAAATTTAACAAAGCTCTGGATACATTTATTCCTCATCACCAAATCACAAAAGGTAAAATCCCAAAACACAATAAGAACACCCGTTTACCGCTCACCCCTATTCTCCGTAAATTAATGTCCAATAACCATAACACCACAGAAATTTCCATCTTGCAAAGATTCTc
Protein-coding sequences here:
- the LOC141616955 gene encoding uncharacterized protein LOC141616955 isoform X2, which encodes MAVMAAVSGYCTTPFLQNSPPCSPPFQPLNRTFSLAVSKSRRSFDNRLRIRCSNSSSSDSTGIQVYRDFERLVTETVKQSQDTWGGASNWREAEGAWVLGPRHSKPWSIVHFIGGIFVGAAPQLTYRLFLERLCEKGIMVIATPYASGFDHFSIADEVQFKFDRCLRSVQETVEELPTFGIGHSLGSVIHLLIGSRYAVQRNGNIYMAFNNKDPSDAIPLFSPVFSPVAQSLGPLLSQIASSPTIRLGAETTLKQLENISPPIMKQMLPLIEQLPPLYMDLVNGRDNFIPKPEETRRLALPDVPPAMADAVNRGGELLANLVAGTPWETVTRDVSASLGVDSQILRAETSKDLEVLVDAVTCWMSSSVSQKLLRR
- the LOC141616955 gene encoding uncharacterized protein LOC141616955 isoform X1, translated to MAVMAAVSGYCTTPFLQNSPPCSPPFQPLNRTFSLAVSKSRRSFDNRLRIRCSNSSSSDSTGIQVYRDFERLVTETVKQSQDTWGGASNWREAEGAWVLGPRHSKPWSIVHFIGGIFVGAAPQLTYRLFLERLCEKGIMVIATPYASGFDHFSIADEVQFKFDRCLRSVQETVEELPTFGIGHSLGSVIHLLIGSRYAVQRNGNIYMAFNNKDPSDAIPLFSPVFSPVAQSLGPLLSQIASSPTIRLGAETTLKQLENISPPIMKQMLPLIEQLPPLYMDLVNGRDNFIPKPEETRRLIKSYYGINRNLLVKFKDDTIDETSTLAQVLSVDSAISSALDLSIRTVPGDHGLPLQQALPDVPPAMADAVNRGGELLANLVAGTPWETVTRDVSASLGVDSQILRAETSKDLEVLVDAVTCWMSSSVSQKLLRR